A single window of Actinomycetota bacterium DNA harbors:
- a CDS encoding sensor histidine kinase, translating to MKYLSTLSSRATLMTGAVSAIVVLIAAIVAFPLIKTAAQDQAQAALASQANMVHNIASKPQDFDFDHDYAGEGPPQRTMEGIVEYLQAQGIEVQVIMPGQSVPHALSAKQIHDVELGLPVSGRTCTEGRCVFLEARPVGPGTGVLLVQPMSVLSSVTTEAIRRISLALLAGFAVAVLMGFWFAQRLTKPLAQAADAAHKLAQGERNLRIEPEGPVEISEIAIALNVLSDELTHSEGRQREFLLSVSHELRTPLTAIRGYAEAMVDGVVKPDELNRVGGIIESESLRLDRLVSDLLDLARTGAVDFQINPANMDLAQVVSDAGEVWERRCAREGVNFKLVTPTQPVFLVSDIGRLRQIIDNLLENALRVTPSGAPIVLELAADRSIEVRDGGPGLSSDDLAVAFEPGELYERYRGVRKVGTGFGLALVGRLAQRLGARASAGHAAEGGASFRIEFPLVKTA from the coding sequence GTGAAATATTTATCTACCCTGAGTTCTCGTGCCACCTTAATGACTGGCGCAGTTTCCGCAATTGTGGTGCTAATCGCTGCAATCGTAGCTTTTCCGCTGATTAAAACGGCGGCTCAAGATCAGGCGCAGGCAGCGCTGGCTAGCCAAGCAAACATGGTTCACAACATCGCGTCCAAACCGCAGGACTTCGATTTTGACCATGACTACGCAGGCGAAGGTCCGCCACAACGAACCATGGAAGGCATTGTCGAATACCTGCAAGCACAAGGGATTGAAGTCCAAGTAATCATGCCAGGCCAATCTGTGCCTCATGCGCTATCCGCAAAACAGATTCACGATGTTGAACTTGGCTTGCCCGTGAGCGGTCGCACTTGCACTGAAGGTCGGTGCGTATTTCTCGAGGCGAGGCCGGTAGGCCCTGGTACCGGCGTTTTGTTAGTTCAACCAATGTCTGTCTTGAGTTCGGTCACAACGGAGGCAATTAGGCGGATATCGTTAGCGCTATTAGCAGGCTTTGCAGTTGCTGTACTGATGGGCTTTTGGTTTGCCCAGCGATTAACCAAACCACTGGCACAGGCCGCTGATGCCGCACATAAATTGGCACAGGGTGAAAGAAATTTGCGAATTGAGCCCGAAGGTCCAGTTGAAATTTCCGAGATTGCAATTGCCTTGAATGTGCTCTCAGATGAATTGACACATAGTGAAGGCAGACAGCGAGAATTCTTACTTTCAGTTTCCCATGAACTGCGAACACCCCTGACTGCCATTCGTGGATATGCCGAAGCAATGGTTGACGGCGTTGTTAAACCAGATGAACTTAATCGCGTTGGCGGAATCATCGAGTCCGAATCACTGCGCCTTGACCGATTAGTTAGCGATTTGCTGGATTTAGCCCGAACTGGCGCAGTCGATTTTCAAATTAATCCAGCAAACATGGACTTGGCTCAGGTTGTTTCCGATGCAGGTGAGGTCTGGGAACGTCGGTGTGCACGCGAAGGTGTGAATTTCAAGTTGGTCACGCCAACCCAACCGGTATTCCTCGTCTCTGACATCGGAAGACTTCGGCAAATAATCGATAACTTGCTGGAAAATGCCTTGCGGGTTACGCCATCAGGAGCGCCAATAGTCTTGGAACTTGCCGCCGACCGCAGTATTGAAGTTCGGGATGGTGGACCAGGACTTTCGAGCGATGATTTAGCAGTGGCATTTGAACCAGGTGAACTTTACGAGCGCTATCGAGGTGTGCGAAAAGTTGGTACTGGATTTGGCCTAGCTCTGGTTGGCCGACTGGCTCAGCGCCTAGGAGCGAGGGCTAGTGCTGGACATGCAGCTGAGGGTGGAGCATCTTTTCGCATCGAATTTCCACTGGTTAAAACCGCATAG
- the trpB gene encoding tryptophan synthase subunit beta, which translates to MTIESTLSPDASGHFGQFGGRFVPEALMAALDELDAAFRSAKSDPVFQAELHDLQVNYTGRPSPITIANRFSEFAGGATILLKREDLNHTGSHKINNVLGQALLTKRMGKTRVIAETGAGQHGVATATAAALLGLECIVYMGEEDTKRQALNVARMELLGATVIPVTTGSRTLKDAINEAMRDWVANVENTHYLLGTVAGPAPFPEMVRDFHRIIGDESRAQMLERFGRLPDAVVACVGGGSNAIGIFTAFIADSAVRLVGFEAGGDGVATGRHAATITGGAIGVLHGARSYVLQDEEGQTIESHSISAGLDYPGVGPEHAFLAEIGRAEYRPVTDTEAMDALRLLCRTEGIIPAIETAHALHGALELGKELGEGALILVNCSGRGDKDVATAANWFNLMDQKS; encoded by the coding sequence ATGACAATTGAATCAACTTTAAGTCCCGACGCTAGTGGCCACTTTGGTCAGTTCGGTGGCCGATTTGTGCCCGAGGCGTTAATGGCGGCACTTGACGAACTTGATGCAGCGTTTCGTAGTGCCAAATCTGATCCTGTTTTTCAGGCAGAGCTGCATGACCTACAGGTCAATTACACAGGACGGCCAAGTCCAATCACAATTGCAAATCGGTTCTCCGAATTTGCAGGTGGCGCGACAATACTGCTCAAGCGTGAGGATTTAAATCACACTGGATCGCACAAAATTAATAATGTGTTAGGGCAAGCGCTATTGACCAAGCGCATGGGAAAGACTCGAGTGATTGCTGAAACTGGTGCTGGGCAGCACGGAGTTGCAACAGCAACTGCAGCGGCCCTGCTGGGACTTGAATGTATTGTCTACATGGGCGAAGAAGACACGAAGCGGCAAGCTCTGAATGTTGCACGCATGGAACTTCTCGGTGCAACAGTTATTCCGGTCACTACTGGAAGTCGGACCCTTAAGGATGCGATTAATGAGGCAATGCGTGATTGGGTAGCAAATGTTGAAAACACGCATTACCTCCTCGGCACAGTAGCCGGGCCGGCGCCATTTCCAGAAATGGTTCGGGACTTTCACCGAATTATTGGCGATGAGTCCCGCGCGCAGATGCTAGAGCGTTTTGGCAGATTGCCAGACGCAGTTGTGGCTTGTGTGGGCGGTGGCTCAAATGCCATCGGCATATTCACGGCATTTATCGCTGATTCCGCCGTCCGACTTGTTGGCTTCGAAGCCGGTGGTGATGGAGTCGCGACGGGCCGCCATGCTGCCACCATCACTGGTGGGGCCATTGGCGTCTTACATGGTGCTCGCTCATATGTTTTGCAAGATGAAGAAGGACAGACAATTGAAAGCCATTCAATTAGTGCGGGCCTGGATTACCCAGGCGTAGGACCCGAACACGCATTTTTAGCCGAAATTGGTCGCGCTGAATACCGACCAGTCACTGACACCGAAGCTATGGACGCACTCCGGCTACTTTGTCGAACTGAAGGAATCATTCCAGCCATCGAAACCGCACATGCACTTCATGGCGCTTTAGAGTTAGGCAAAGAATTAGGCGAAGGTGCTCTGATTTTGGTGAACTGTTCCGGTCGTGGCGATAAAGATGTAGCAACTGCCGCTAACTGGTTCAACCTAATGGACCAAAAGTCATGA
- the trpC gene encoding indole-3-glycerol phosphate synthase TrpC produces the protein MTMATVLDSIIEGVREDLALRQAKVSLAELESRLSDVSAPLHATNTLQQNAFSVIAEVKRSSPSKGHLADITAPDQLAAHYESGGAAIVSVLTEQRRFSGSLADLDLVRKQIEIPILRKDFMVTEYQIFEARAHGADVILLIVAGLLQSQLRDFYDIARGLGMSALVEIHDEAELDRAMDIDPDLLGVNARNLKTLEVDLAVCHRLIPQIPKSVVAVAESGISTLAEVEALARSGADAILVGEALVKGGHPQETVREWIQAGTEQRNADGVR, from the coding sequence ATCACAATGGCTACCGTCCTCGACTCCATTATTGAGGGAGTGCGTGAAGATTTAGCGCTTCGGCAAGCGAAAGTTTCGCTGGCAGAACTGGAATCCCGACTTAGTGATGTTTCAGCGCCACTTCACGCAACAAACACTCTGCAGCAGAACGCGTTTAGTGTAATCGCGGAGGTTAAACGCTCTAGTCCAAGCAAAGGACATCTGGCCGACATCACAGCGCCTGACCAATTAGCTGCACATTATGAATCTGGCGGAGCAGCAATAGTGAGCGTTTTGACTGAACAAAGGCGCTTTAGTGGCAGCTTGGCCGATCTTGATCTGGTGCGCAAGCAAATCGAAATTCCAATATTGCGCAAAGATTTTATGGTTACTGAGTATCAGATATTTGAGGCAAGAGCCCACGGTGCAGACGTAATTTTGTTAATTGTGGCCGGGCTACTGCAAAGTCAACTTCGGGATTTTTATGACATCGCCCGTGGGCTAGGTATGTCTGCCCTAGTGGAGATTCATGATGAAGCTGAACTGGATCGAGCAATGGACATTGACCCGGACCTTCTTGGGGTGAACGCCAGAAACCTAAAGACACTAGAGGTCGATTTGGCCGTATGCCACCGGCTGATTCCGCAAATCCCTAAGTCCGTCGTTGCAGTGGCCGAATCAGGAATTTCGACTTTGGCCGAAGTCGAAGCCTTGGCTCGAAGCGGCGCAGATGCCATTTTGGTTGGTGAAGCGTTGGTCAAAGGTGGTCATCCTCAGGAAACTGTCCGAGAATGGATTCAGGCAGGTACAGAGCAGCGAAATGCAGATGGTGTCAGATGA